ACACGATCGGCTGATGCTGCCACTGAATTTAAGCTGGCCGCCGTGCCCGAAACGCTGAGTACCGGTATGAAGATGTTTAGGACCATCACGATGAATACAGATAGATATTCCGGTGATAAACTGCCCGTCATGGACAGGTGATGCGCCAAAAGGACAAAGGAAAGGGCAAATCCGGAAACAAGTAGGTTGATAAGTGTGTTCTGAAGTCCTTGATAAAATCCGTCCTTCATCTCCAGCTTGTTGAGACCCAGCGTGTCCTTCTCCAGTCGATTGATATACTTGGCTTCTCGGTTGAAAATGAGAATTTCTCTTAGACCTTGAATGACATCCAGTGCAAAGGCGTTGTTTTGTCCTCTACCCCTCCTCAATTTTTGGCCAATTTCGCCTTTGATCTTAGGGAAGGTGTAGGGCACGATGGCGATTAGTACGGCGCAGAGGAGACTTAGGCATGCATAGGGCAGCGAAAATTGGGCAAAAATGCCAAAAAACACAAAAGTACTAATAAAGGCGATGACGTAATCACCCATGACGTGGGCAAAAAAGATCTCCAACGTCTCCACATCTTCCATAATGATGGCGTTCAAATTTCCACTCTGATAATGCAAGGTTGTCAATGGTGTTCCACGTTCTACGGCATCATACACATCTCTTCGCATAGCCTCCAAAACCTTATACGCTAAAATATGTGTCACCAACATGTGTAGATATGTGAACAAGCCTTGAAGTAGGCAAAGGAGAAGCAATATCGGAAAATAGCTTAAAATTTTCTCTGAAGCAGTGCCAGCGAACGCTTTCCCAATCAGAAGCGCACCAAGAAGTAATGTGAGCAGAGAAAAAGTCTGATTGGCAACACCACAGAGAATTGTGGAGAAAAAGGTTGCTTTAAAATGAAAAGCATAGCTCGAAAGCTTTAGAATATTATGATATTTCGTCATAAAAGATACTTTTTT
This is a stretch of genomic DNA from Mageeibacillus indolicus UPII9-5. It encodes these proteins:
- a CDS encoding ABC transporter ATP-binding protein, whose protein sequence is MHKKVSFMTKYHNILKLSSYAFHFKATFFSTILCGVANQTFSLLTLLLGALLIGKAFAGTASEKILSYFPILLLLCLLQGLFTYLHMLVTHILAYKVLEAMRRDVYDAVERGTPLTTLHYQSGNLNAIIMEDVETLEIFFAHVMGDYVIAFISTFVFFGIFAQFSLPYACLSLLCAVLIAIVPYTFPKIKGEIGQKLRRGRGQNNAFALDVIQGLREILIFNREAKYINRLEKDTLGLNKLEMKDGFYQGLQNTLINLLVSGFALSFVLLAHHLSMTGSLSPEYLSVFIVMVLNIFIPVLSVSGTAASLNSVAASADRVDRILQEESPLQETNPQLPRLKRDTIFSLRDIYFSYKKEDPVLQGISLDIDAGENVALVGASGAGKSTLVKLLLRFYDVDRGVIYFKGADLKSMEPEVLRESIAIVPQDCTLFRGSLLDNLRLGKPDASLMEVKKAADLAVASDFIEALPKQYDSEIGEGGLSFSGGERQRLAITRALVKNSPVLIMDEAVSNLDAENEKNFHQALRQMKQGRTILTVAHRLSTILEADRVIELANGKIIFDGKTQDWQSYRAKKAAALL